The following are from one region of the Arachis duranensis cultivar V14167 chromosome 10, aradu.V14167.gnm2.J7QH, whole genome shotgun sequence genome:
- the LOC110276343 gene encoding uncharacterized protein LOC110276343 isoform X1, with the protein MTVDVAAERKEGTESDATEEEPFLCRRRLRNSWSPPSFMNAIRKGYRWYTPNAGTFELCRAICHKLKDNLGWEKLSISVPSAMALTADLIASLVDTTFIGRIGKSL; encoded by the exons ATGACTGTTGATGTTGCCGCAGAGAGGAAGGAAGGGACAGAAAGTGACGCAACAGAGGAGGAGCCGTTCCTCTGCCGCCGCCGCCTCCGAAATTCCTGGTCGCCACCGTCATTCATG AATGCTATTCGCAAAGGATACAGATGGTATACCCCTAATGCCGGAACATTTGAATTGTGCAGAGCGATTTGTCATAAGTTGAAGG ACAACCTTGGTTGGGAAAAATTGTCAATTTCAGTGCCTTCTGCTATGGCTTTGACAGCTGATCTTATTGCTTCACTAGTTGACACAACATTCATTGGCCGAATAG GAAAATCATTATGA
- the LOC110276343 gene encoding uncharacterized protein LOC110276343 isoform X2 produces the protein MLPQRGRKGQKVTQQRRSRSSAAAASEIPGRHRHSWFFIISYLENFTCVNYFNTPAIIAENAIRKGYRWYTPNAGTFELCRAICHKLKDNLGWEKLSISVPSAMALTADLIASLVDTTFIGRIGKSL, from the exons ATGTTGCCGCAGAGAGGAAGGAAGGGACAGAAAGTGACGCAACAGAGGAGGAGCCGTTCCTCTGCCGCCGCCGCCTCCGAAATTCCTGGTCGCCACCGTCATTCATG gtttttcattatttcttatttggAAAACTTCACGTGTGTCAATTATTTCAATACACCTGCCATCATAGCTGAG AATGCTATTCGCAAAGGATACAGATGGTATACCCCTAATGCCGGAACATTTGAATTGTGCAGAGCGATTTGTCATAAGTTGAAGG ACAACCTTGGTTGGGAAAAATTGTCAATTTCAGTGCCTTCTGCTATGGCTTTGACAGCTGATCTTATTGCTTCACTAGTTGACACAACATTCATTGGCCGAATAG GAAAATCATTATGA